From one Bombus affinis isolate iyBomAffi1 chromosome 9, iyBomAffi1.2, whole genome shotgun sequence genomic stretch:
- the LOC126920506 gene encoding breast cancer type 1 susceptibility protein-like isoform X2: MMKQVFITADKLAEEIRNIQKCLQCTICLQTISEPVKTLCGHRFCRQCIQTLLQSKNALCPLCNRAIQRRSISKDEHMILYIDGLQKLIEAVQSDSGIDILSHLSRPRCTQQSESSVNTEFTRCDTKELIKPSCSYVDTSLRKEVVSQNQRGRSRKNLTSQKSKTKSTQKKDGGITKYLSKCGLSGIGQLDESNDSLDENLAQGKVTSWLKDLSKQETLDSPYKAEIVQSPTCNFNDTLFISVSQNEPQIKIDNFDEDVDTRMNDDASQSVKQVRRTSLRSENNESDSNNTINRRTSTETKTAIASSKVDFDTMNPRPSTSRMTRSFDDSKEKSEEKFIDVNRTSPCDMLSSMQKNWSSVEKFGKEMRTRKKKLKSLNVSIENKGKSRSVDEATANLNKEENVKVVDDIGNRRTRKRKESVMAEDVANVAVDERFDEGESSAKSDFVRVRDASSPRDRKDRSMSEKVQSTTESSFITLEEGRQVHIRYLNTCQMNAIIGVTYENSRAGIETDQTNNGEETTLPTKRHVDLFDTPFCDRDKIFSQTMPVKSNNDQGGPNLLDESPNEKNSSPTPTKEIAMTDEADSTSNLQTSTPHRRRLSLKRRSTEFKLNNSPSPIVESRIGLQAVKRDLRFEIERESDQADGNVGVDKRNLEEAIETQKRRASTDDKLDGKRVRGLTATSTEFTNRRLKNSGCNVSLVTFRKLGKTFKRRRKRIPFLYLGTTKRKAMVGHYPGFHVQRPCNPVDILDTLDYTIQDGFGNNALITLHDTQIIDEDEGKEAEPVAAVSSVTEAIVFNNQVDHREENPPQEIQEKIVSVVEIPDSVENKSPDIDVLLVSLSGNKKPYLLSCDEQFAKSNNTSTKSTVKMIPSTNDSQLQFLSSESPPIDISQTQKLIHETEPDTETNKVSVSGGFLHMSDQSDSPRTPMRKRKKFDSQDKFCDRMKRKSKVSDEEDVCSNHSFSSEITCIRNDDKEAPFFQTDLGENCQFSDPSSKDTEIVPVSSGSNISDSEKGNKKKVFKRILPIANSSTDSPDIVSQGVSPTTKRKRVVSPEVSDEEWNAIVHNWVDERCKKKGKLEQTRDSSNLMNASRAVRDNASLKSASSDRDKSSNKLSTLQCRQQLDFAGRSSDEGTNFSGSKWRKSLEPKDSSIAVEDSPDFGLTIDRIKNIRNKTTELIQADTYDDIIANTDYEEVIIEDDNGKNRKSRRESVECLETDSYERKSKSVRSCVESSYSSSKDVLCVRSNGSDKENSHQISGALSDSDNENEERLVPVYVNMVNKSSRKNRLQENSLKSSGNESMCISNKSLGQRSMISSSQKHPTNASVSNSTIKDMSEYDSLMDITQHDLMIKQFEMDLFEKNYKNSNVPLEMEKKILQTPKSNRKKCSNAVGKDVEHSGEEDDIVENTPNTKTKNLGAINSTQRSVVSSFSVSKTLEKPLPAKILQSATGRCLTNISTPNSMTSIPPLYQSTPKMHQSTCNNATKLVPRANESSNKQTKYPIQRNMNRSVQENTVQRTNNIEEDVVQIINNSQDNIVKSTNNVRGVEKNIAQRAQYANKQRFCFVCSGLTIHEIDLVKKLTQMLDGRYLAQFDKDVTHVIVKADKNNGASNTLKYLQGIVHRKWIVSYQWVVDSVKERRLVNEESYEVVDSKTLEEGPRKSRCREKGLFEGFCFLCIEPYVNVSIEQYQDLLRATGAIVVDSLRALAAEKNLMKIILIQADLHEFQIIGKKVRRNEYSTTRFSICLRC, translated from the exons atgatGAAACAAGTGTTCATTACTGCTGACAAACTAGCAGAGGAGATtagaaatatacaaaaatgtttGCAATGCACAATTTG CTTGCAAACCATATCTGAGCCAGTGAAAACCCTTTGTGGGCATCGATTCTGTCGCCAGTGCATTCAAACGCTATTGCAAAGTAAAAATGCTCTCTGTCCACTCTGCAACCGTGCTATACAGCGTCGCAGCATTTCTAAGGACGAACACATGATATTATACATCGATGGACTACAGAAACTAATCGAAGCGGTGCAATCGGATTCAGGCATCGATA TACTGTCTCATTTATCAAGACCACGCTGCACACAACAAAGCGAATCGTCAGTTAATACCGAATTCACTAGATGTGACACGAAGGAGTTGATCAAACCGAGCTGTTCTTACGTGGACACCAGTCTGCGAAAGGAAGTCGTTTCCCAAAATCAGAGAGGTCGATCTCGAAAAAACCTGACATCACAGAAAAGCAAAACGAAATCTACACAGAAGAAAGACGGCGGTATCACGAAATACTTGTCGAAATGTGGTTTGTCTGGCATAGGACAGTTAGATGAGTCGAACGATTCTCTAGACGAGAATCTGGCACAAGGCAAAGTAACAAGCTGGCTGAAGGATCTGTCCAAGCAGGAAACGTTAGACAGTCCTTATAAAGCTGAAATCGTACAGTCTCCAACATGCAATTTTAATGACACGTTATTTATCTCAGTTTCTCAAAACGAACCACAGATCAAGATCGACAATTTTGACGAAGACGTTGACACGAGGATGAATGATGACGCTAGTCAATCTGTCAAACAGGTTCGAAGGACATCTTTAAGGAGCGAGAATAACGAAAGCGATTCGAACAATACGATCAATCGCAGGACGTCTACGGAGACAAAAACTGCGATTGCTTCGTCAAAGGTGGACTTTGATACGATGAATCCGAGGCCGAGCACGTCGAGGATGACGAGATCGTTTGACGATAGTAAGGAAAAGAGCGAAGAGAAATTCATAGACGTTAACAGGACGTCACCCTGTGATATGTTGTCCAGCATGCAGAAGAATTGGTCCTCTGTAGAGAAGTTTGGCAAAGAGATGCGCACGaggaagaagaaattgaaatccTTGAACGTGAGCATCGAGAACAAGGGAAAATCTCGGTCAGTAGATGAAGCTACGGCGAACCTGAACAAAGAGGAAAATGTGAAAGTTGTCGACGACATAGGTAATAGACGAACGAGGAAAAGAAAGGAGTCGGTGATGGCTGAAGACGTTGCGAATGTCGCCGTGGACGAAAGATTCGACGAGGGGGAAAGTTCGGCAAAAAGTGATTTTGTTCGCGTGAGAGATGCGTCGTCCCCGAGAGATAGAAAGGATAGATCGATGTCAGAGAAAGTTCAGTCGACCACTGAATCATCCTTTATCACACTAGAAGAGGGCAGACAGGTGCACATTCGATATTTGAACACCTGTCAGATGAACGCGATTATCGGCGTAACATACGAGAATTCACGAGCTGGCATTGAAACGGACCAAACGAATAATGGCGAGGAAACGACGCTCCCTACAAAACGACACGTCGATCTATTCGATACGCCTTTCTGCGATCGAGATAAGATATTTTCTCAAACGATGCCGGTTAAATCAAACAATGACCAAGGTGGACCGAATCTGCTTGATGAATCGCCTAATGAGAAAAATAGTTCTCCGACACCAACGAAAGAGATTGCGATGACCGATGAAGCAGATTCAACCTCAAACTTACAAACTTCAACGCCTCATCGCAGAAGATTGTCTCTGAAGAGAAGAAGTACAGAGTTTAAATTGAATAATTCTCCCAGTCCGATCGTTGAATCTCGTATTGGTCTGCAGGCTGTTAAACGAGACTTGAGATTTGAGATTGAGCGTGAAAGTGATCAGGCTGATGGAAACGTTGGCgtagataagagaaatctggAGGAAGCAATTGAAACACAGAAACGTAGAGCTTCTACAGATGATAAACTGGATGGTAAACGTGTCAGAGGCTTGACTGCCACTTCGACCGAGTTTACGAACAGGAGGCTGAAAAACAGCGGGTGCAATGTGTCCCTGGTCACGTTCAGGAAACTAGGGAAAACTTTCAAGCGTCGCAGAAAACGAATTCCCTTCTTGTATCTGGGAACAACCAAACGGAAAGCGATGGTGGGCCATTATCCTGGGTTCCATGTACAAAGACCGTGTAATCCGGTTGATATATTGGACACGCTGGATTATACAATTCAAGATGGCTTTGGTAACAATGCACTAATCACGTTGCACGATACACAGATAATAGATGAGGACGAAGGCAAAGAAGCAGAACCTGTCGCGGCAGTAAGTAGTGTAACTGAAGCGATCGTTTTCAATAATCAGGTAGATCATCGCGAAGAAAATCCGCCTCAAGAAATTCAGGAGAAAATTGTTTCAGTTGTTGAGATCCCTGACAGTGTTGAAAATAAATCTCCAGATATAGACGTACTCTTGGTATCCCTGAGTGGAAATAAAAAACCATATCTCTTATCATGTGACGAACAGTTTGCTAAATCAAATAATACATCGACCAAGAGTACCGTAAAGATGATACCATCAACAAATGACTCCCAGTTACAGTTCCTCTCGTCAGAATCCCCCCCGATCGACATTTCACAGACCCAGAAGCTGATCCACGAAACTGAACCTGACACAGAGACCAACAAAGTCTCTGTCTCTGGAGGTTTCTTACACATGTCAGATCAATCCGATTCTCCTCGTACGCCaatgagaaaaaggaagaaatttgATAGTCAAGACAAGTTCTGTGATAGAATGAAAAGAAAGTCTAAAGTCAGCGACGAGGAGGACGTTTGCTCCAATCACAGTTTCTCGTCAGAGATCACGTGTATTAGGAACGACGACAAAGAAGCCCCATTCTTCCAGACCGATTTAGGCGAAAATTGTCAGTTCTCCGATCCTAGCAGCAAAGACACGGAAATCGTACCGGTAAGCTCTGGCTCAAATATCTCAGACAGCGAAAAAGGAAACAAGAAGAAGGTGTTCAAGAGAATTTTGCCAATCGCCAATTCAAGCACTGATTCCCCGGATATTGTCTCTCAAGGCGTCTCTCCAACGACCAAGCGGAAACGAGTCGTTTCTCCTGAAGTTAGCGACGAAGAGTGGAACGCGATCGTGCACAACTGGGTCGACGAGAGGTGCAAAAAGAAAGGTAAGTTGGAGCAAACTCGTGATTCCTCTAATTTGATGAATGCGTCTCGCGCGGTTAGAGACAACGCTTCGTTAAAGTCCGCCTCGTCAGATCGTGACAAATCTAGCAACAAACTGTCTACGCTGCAGTGTAGACAGCAGTTAGACTTCGCTGGTAGATCCAGCGACGAAGGAACCAATTTCAGTGGATCCAAGTGGAGGAAGAGTTTGGAGCCTAAGGATTCGTCGATTGCTGTCGAGGACTCGCCTGATTTTGGATTGACGATAGatcgaattaaaaatatacgaaacaaaaCAACGGAACTTATACAGGCGGATACTTACGACGATATCATAGCAAATACAGACTATGAAGAAGTCATTATAGAGGACGATAATGGAAAGAACAGAAAATCTAGAAGAGAATCGGTCGAGTGTTTGGAGACAGATAGTTACGAGAGAAAATCTAAATCAGTAAGATCGTGTGTTGAAAGTTCTTATTCGTCGAGTAAAGATGTTCTGTGCGTACGTTCTAATGGATCTGATAAGGAGAATAGCCACCAAATATCTGGTGCATTGTCCGATAGCGACAATGAGAATGAAGAGAGACTAGTTCCAGTATATGTAAATATGGTTAATAAAAGTTCGAGGAAGAATAGATTACAAGAAAATTCACTCAAGTCATCCGGCAACGAATCGATGTGTATTTCAAACAAATCATTGGGACAGAGATCAATGATTTCTTCTTCTCAGAAGCATCCAACGAATGCGAGTGTGAGCAATTCTACAATTAAGGATATGTCCGAATATGATTCTTTGATGGACATCACGCAACATGATCTGATGATTAAACAATTTGAGATGGATCTGTttgagaaaaattataaaaattctaaCGTGCCTTTGGAAATGGAAAAGAAGATTCTACAGACGCCGAAGAGTAACAGAAAGAAATGTTCAAACGCAGTTGGAAAG GACGTCGAACACTCGGGTGAAGAAGACGACATTGTCGAGAACACTCCTAACACAAAGACGAAAAA TTTGGGAGCGATCAATTCGACGCAAAGGAGTGTGGTATCGTCGTTCTCGGTTTCGAAGACCTTGGAAAAACCATTGCCTGCCAAAATCCTACAGTCGGCGACCGGAAGATGCCTCACCAATATCAGCACTCCGAATTCCATGACCAGCATTCCTCCTCTCTACCAGAGCACCCCGAAAATGCATCAGTCTACCTGCAATAACGCCACGAAGCTTGTTCCTCGCGCGAATGAATCCTCTAACAAGCAGACGAAGTATCCCATTCAGCGAAATATGAATCGAAGCGTTCAGGAAAACACTGTTCAGCGTACAAATAACATTGAGGAAGATGTCgttcaaattataaataacaGTCAGGATAATATCGTTAAAAGTACAAATAATGTTCGAGGCGTTGAGAAAAATATCGCTCAACGTGCACAGTATGCCAACAAACAGAGGTTCTGTTTTGTATGCAGCGGACTGACAATTCATGAAATCGATCTAGTGAAGAAGTTAACGCAAATGCTGGACGGTAGATACCTGGCTCAGTTCGATAAGGATGTAACACACGTGATCGTGAAAGCTGACAAAAATAACGGAGCTAGCAACACGTTGAAATACCTGCAGGGTATAGTCCATAGGAAATGGATCGTGAGTTATCAGTGGGTGGTGGATTCGGTAAAGGAGAGAAGATTAGTGAACGAGGAATCGTACGAGGTGGTGGATTCTAAGACTCTCGAAGAAGGCCCTCGAAAATCGCGATGCAGAGAGAAGGGTTTATTCGAGGGATTCTGCTTTCTATGTATTGAACCGTACGTCAACGTTTCTATAGAACAGTATCAG GACTTGCTACGCGCTACGGGTGCCATCGTGGTCGACTCGTTACGCGCTCTAGCCGCTGAGAAGAATTTGATGAAGATCATTTTGATTCAGGCCGACCTTCATGAATTCCAAATTATTG
- the LOC126920506 gene encoding breast cancer type 1 susceptibility protein-like isoform X1, translating to MMKQVFITADKLAEEIRNIQKCLQCTICLQTISEPVKTLCGHRFCRQCIQTLLQSKNALCPLCNRAIQRRSISKDEHMILYIDGLQKLIEAVQSDSGIDILSHLSRPRCTQQSESSVNTEFTRCDTKELIKPSCSYVDTSLRKEVVSQNQRGRSRKNLTSQKSKTKSTQKKDGGITKYLSKCGLSGIGQLDESNDSLDENLAQGKVTSWLKDLSKQETLDSPYKAEIVQSPTCNFNDTLFISVSQNEPQIKIDNFDEDVDTRMNDDASQSVKQVRRTSLRSENNESDSNNTINRRTSTETKTAIASSKVDFDTMNPRPSTSRMTRSFDDSKEKSEEKFIDVNRTSPCDMLSSMQKNWSSVEKFGKEMRTRKKKLKSLNVSIENKGKSRSVDEATANLNKEENVKVVDDIGNRRTRKRKESVMAEDVANVAVDERFDEGESSAKSDFVRVRDASSPRDRKDRSMSEKVQSTTESSFITLEEGRQVHIRYLNTCQMNAIIGVTYENSRAGIETDQTNNGEETTLPTKRHVDLFDTPFCDRDKIFSQTMPVKSNNDQGGPNLLDESPNEKNSSPTPTKEIAMTDEADSTSNLQTSTPHRRRLSLKRRSTEFKLNNSPSPIVESRIGLQAVKRDLRFEIERESDQADGNVGVDKRNLEEAIETQKRRASTDDKLDGKRVRGLTATSTEFTNRRLKNSGCNVSLVTFRKLGKTFKRRRKRIPFLYLGTTKRKAMVGHYPGFHVQRPCNPVDILDTLDYTIQDGFGNNALITLHDTQIIDEDEGKEAEPVAAVSSVTEAIVFNNQVDHREENPPQEIQEKIVSVVEIPDSVENKSPDIDVLLVSLSGNKKPYLLSCDEQFAKSNNTSTKSTVKMIPSTNDSQLQFLSSESPPIDISQTQKLIHETEPDTETNKVSVSGGFLHMSDQSDSPRTPMRKRKKFDSQDKFCDRMKRKSKVSDEEDVCSNHSFSSEITCIRNDDKEAPFFQTDLGENCQFSDPSSKDTEIVPVSSGSNISDSEKGNKKKVFKRILPIANSSTDSPDIVSQGVSPTTKRKRVVSPEVSDEEWNAIVHNWVDERCKKKGKLEQTRDSSNLMNASRAVRDNASLKSASSDRDKSSNKLSTLQCRQQLDFAGRSSDEGTNFSGSKWRKSLEPKDSSIAVEDSPDFGLTIDRIKNIRNKTTELIQADTYDDIIANTDYEEVIIEDDNGKNRKSRRESVECLETDSYERKSKSVRSCVESSYSSSKDVLCVRSNGSDKENSHQISGALSDSDNENEERLVPVYVNMVNKSSRKNRLQENSLKSSGNESMCISNKSLGQRSMISSSQKHPTNASVSNSTIKDMSEYDSLMDITQHDLMIKQFEMDLFEKNYKNSNVPLEMEKKILQTPKSNRKKCSNAVGKDVEHSGEEDDIVENTPNTKTKNLGAINSTQRSVVSSFSVSKTLEKPLPAKILQSATGRCLTNISTPNSMTSIPPLYQSTPKMHQSTCNNATKLVPRANESSNKQTKYPIQRNMNRSVQENTVQRTNNIEEDVVQIINNSQDNIVKSTNNVRGVEKNIAQRAQYANKQRFCFVCSGLTIHEIDLVKKLTQMLDGRYLAQFDKDVTHVIVKADKNNGASNTLKYLQGIVHRKWIVSYQWVVDSVKERRLVNEESYEVVDSKTLEEGPRKSRCREKGLFEGFCFLCIEPYVNVSIEQYQDLLRATGAIVVDSLRALAAEKNLMKIILIQADLHEFQIIEWYKQTRAIAIVDEWIVECISQYKLISFYPYLQELSRQDVLALGFPEYLVEEETGWESDSTCDL from the exons atgatGAAACAAGTGTTCATTACTGCTGACAAACTAGCAGAGGAGATtagaaatatacaaaaatgtttGCAATGCACAATTTG CTTGCAAACCATATCTGAGCCAGTGAAAACCCTTTGTGGGCATCGATTCTGTCGCCAGTGCATTCAAACGCTATTGCAAAGTAAAAATGCTCTCTGTCCACTCTGCAACCGTGCTATACAGCGTCGCAGCATTTCTAAGGACGAACACATGATATTATACATCGATGGACTACAGAAACTAATCGAAGCGGTGCAATCGGATTCAGGCATCGATA TACTGTCTCATTTATCAAGACCACGCTGCACACAACAAAGCGAATCGTCAGTTAATACCGAATTCACTAGATGTGACACGAAGGAGTTGATCAAACCGAGCTGTTCTTACGTGGACACCAGTCTGCGAAAGGAAGTCGTTTCCCAAAATCAGAGAGGTCGATCTCGAAAAAACCTGACATCACAGAAAAGCAAAACGAAATCTACACAGAAGAAAGACGGCGGTATCACGAAATACTTGTCGAAATGTGGTTTGTCTGGCATAGGACAGTTAGATGAGTCGAACGATTCTCTAGACGAGAATCTGGCACAAGGCAAAGTAACAAGCTGGCTGAAGGATCTGTCCAAGCAGGAAACGTTAGACAGTCCTTATAAAGCTGAAATCGTACAGTCTCCAACATGCAATTTTAATGACACGTTATTTATCTCAGTTTCTCAAAACGAACCACAGATCAAGATCGACAATTTTGACGAAGACGTTGACACGAGGATGAATGATGACGCTAGTCAATCTGTCAAACAGGTTCGAAGGACATCTTTAAGGAGCGAGAATAACGAAAGCGATTCGAACAATACGATCAATCGCAGGACGTCTACGGAGACAAAAACTGCGATTGCTTCGTCAAAGGTGGACTTTGATACGATGAATCCGAGGCCGAGCACGTCGAGGATGACGAGATCGTTTGACGATAGTAAGGAAAAGAGCGAAGAGAAATTCATAGACGTTAACAGGACGTCACCCTGTGATATGTTGTCCAGCATGCAGAAGAATTGGTCCTCTGTAGAGAAGTTTGGCAAAGAGATGCGCACGaggaagaagaaattgaaatccTTGAACGTGAGCATCGAGAACAAGGGAAAATCTCGGTCAGTAGATGAAGCTACGGCGAACCTGAACAAAGAGGAAAATGTGAAAGTTGTCGACGACATAGGTAATAGACGAACGAGGAAAAGAAAGGAGTCGGTGATGGCTGAAGACGTTGCGAATGTCGCCGTGGACGAAAGATTCGACGAGGGGGAAAGTTCGGCAAAAAGTGATTTTGTTCGCGTGAGAGATGCGTCGTCCCCGAGAGATAGAAAGGATAGATCGATGTCAGAGAAAGTTCAGTCGACCACTGAATCATCCTTTATCACACTAGAAGAGGGCAGACAGGTGCACATTCGATATTTGAACACCTGTCAGATGAACGCGATTATCGGCGTAACATACGAGAATTCACGAGCTGGCATTGAAACGGACCAAACGAATAATGGCGAGGAAACGACGCTCCCTACAAAACGACACGTCGATCTATTCGATACGCCTTTCTGCGATCGAGATAAGATATTTTCTCAAACGATGCCGGTTAAATCAAACAATGACCAAGGTGGACCGAATCTGCTTGATGAATCGCCTAATGAGAAAAATAGTTCTCCGACACCAACGAAAGAGATTGCGATGACCGATGAAGCAGATTCAACCTCAAACTTACAAACTTCAACGCCTCATCGCAGAAGATTGTCTCTGAAGAGAAGAAGTACAGAGTTTAAATTGAATAATTCTCCCAGTCCGATCGTTGAATCTCGTATTGGTCTGCAGGCTGTTAAACGAGACTTGAGATTTGAGATTGAGCGTGAAAGTGATCAGGCTGATGGAAACGTTGGCgtagataagagaaatctggAGGAAGCAATTGAAACACAGAAACGTAGAGCTTCTACAGATGATAAACTGGATGGTAAACGTGTCAGAGGCTTGACTGCCACTTCGACCGAGTTTACGAACAGGAGGCTGAAAAACAGCGGGTGCAATGTGTCCCTGGTCACGTTCAGGAAACTAGGGAAAACTTTCAAGCGTCGCAGAAAACGAATTCCCTTCTTGTATCTGGGAACAACCAAACGGAAAGCGATGGTGGGCCATTATCCTGGGTTCCATGTACAAAGACCGTGTAATCCGGTTGATATATTGGACACGCTGGATTATACAATTCAAGATGGCTTTGGTAACAATGCACTAATCACGTTGCACGATACACAGATAATAGATGAGGACGAAGGCAAAGAAGCAGAACCTGTCGCGGCAGTAAGTAGTGTAACTGAAGCGATCGTTTTCAATAATCAGGTAGATCATCGCGAAGAAAATCCGCCTCAAGAAATTCAGGAGAAAATTGTTTCAGTTGTTGAGATCCCTGACAGTGTTGAAAATAAATCTCCAGATATAGACGTACTCTTGGTATCCCTGAGTGGAAATAAAAAACCATATCTCTTATCATGTGACGAACAGTTTGCTAAATCAAATAATACATCGACCAAGAGTACCGTAAAGATGATACCATCAACAAATGACTCCCAGTTACAGTTCCTCTCGTCAGAATCCCCCCCGATCGACATTTCACAGACCCAGAAGCTGATCCACGAAACTGAACCTGACACAGAGACCAACAAAGTCTCTGTCTCTGGAGGTTTCTTACACATGTCAGATCAATCCGATTCTCCTCGTACGCCaatgagaaaaaggaagaaatttgATAGTCAAGACAAGTTCTGTGATAGAATGAAAAGAAAGTCTAAAGTCAGCGACGAGGAGGACGTTTGCTCCAATCACAGTTTCTCGTCAGAGATCACGTGTATTAGGAACGACGACAAAGAAGCCCCATTCTTCCAGACCGATTTAGGCGAAAATTGTCAGTTCTCCGATCCTAGCAGCAAAGACACGGAAATCGTACCGGTAAGCTCTGGCTCAAATATCTCAGACAGCGAAAAAGGAAACAAGAAGAAGGTGTTCAAGAGAATTTTGCCAATCGCCAATTCAAGCACTGATTCCCCGGATATTGTCTCTCAAGGCGTCTCTCCAACGACCAAGCGGAAACGAGTCGTTTCTCCTGAAGTTAGCGACGAAGAGTGGAACGCGATCGTGCACAACTGGGTCGACGAGAGGTGCAAAAAGAAAGGTAAGTTGGAGCAAACTCGTGATTCCTCTAATTTGATGAATGCGTCTCGCGCGGTTAGAGACAACGCTTCGTTAAAGTCCGCCTCGTCAGATCGTGACAAATCTAGCAACAAACTGTCTACGCTGCAGTGTAGACAGCAGTTAGACTTCGCTGGTAGATCCAGCGACGAAGGAACCAATTTCAGTGGATCCAAGTGGAGGAAGAGTTTGGAGCCTAAGGATTCGTCGATTGCTGTCGAGGACTCGCCTGATTTTGGATTGACGATAGatcgaattaaaaatatacgaaacaaaaCAACGGAACTTATACAGGCGGATACTTACGACGATATCATAGCAAATACAGACTATGAAGAAGTCATTATAGAGGACGATAATGGAAAGAACAGAAAATCTAGAAGAGAATCGGTCGAGTGTTTGGAGACAGATAGTTACGAGAGAAAATCTAAATCAGTAAGATCGTGTGTTGAAAGTTCTTATTCGTCGAGTAAAGATGTTCTGTGCGTACGTTCTAATGGATCTGATAAGGAGAATAGCCACCAAATATCTGGTGCATTGTCCGATAGCGACAATGAGAATGAAGAGAGACTAGTTCCAGTATATGTAAATATGGTTAATAAAAGTTCGAGGAAGAATAGATTACAAGAAAATTCACTCAAGTCATCCGGCAACGAATCGATGTGTATTTCAAACAAATCATTGGGACAGAGATCAATGATTTCTTCTTCTCAGAAGCATCCAACGAATGCGAGTGTGAGCAATTCTACAATTAAGGATATGTCCGAATATGATTCTTTGATGGACATCACGCAACATGATCTGATGATTAAACAATTTGAGATGGATCTGTttgagaaaaattataaaaattctaaCGTGCCTTTGGAAATGGAAAAGAAGATTCTACAGACGCCGAAGAGTAACAGAAAGAAATGTTCAAACGCAGTTGGAAAG GACGTCGAACACTCGGGTGAAGAAGACGACATTGTCGAGAACACTCCTAACACAAAGACGAAAAA TTTGGGAGCGATCAATTCGACGCAAAGGAGTGTGGTATCGTCGTTCTCGGTTTCGAAGACCTTGGAAAAACCATTGCCTGCCAAAATCCTACAGTCGGCGACCGGAAGATGCCTCACCAATATCAGCACTCCGAATTCCATGACCAGCATTCCTCCTCTCTACCAGAGCACCCCGAAAATGCATCAGTCTACCTGCAATAACGCCACGAAGCTTGTTCCTCGCGCGAATGAATCCTCTAACAAGCAGACGAAGTATCCCATTCAGCGAAATATGAATCGAAGCGTTCAGGAAAACACTGTTCAGCGTACAAATAACATTGAGGAAGATGTCgttcaaattataaataacaGTCAGGATAATATCGTTAAAAGTACAAATAATGTTCGAGGCGTTGAGAAAAATATCGCTCAACGTGCACAGTATGCCAACAAACAGAGGTTCTGTTTTGTATGCAGCGGACTGACAATTCATGAAATCGATCTAGTGAAGAAGTTAACGCAAATGCTGGACGGTAGATACCTGGCTCAGTTCGATAAGGATGTAACACACGTGATCGTGAAAGCTGACAAAAATAACGGAGCTAGCAACACGTTGAAATACCTGCAGGGTATAGTCCATAGGAAATGGATCGTGAGTTATCAGTGGGTGGTGGATTCGGTAAAGGAGAGAAGATTAGTGAACGAGGAATCGTACGAGGTGGTGGATTCTAAGACTCTCGAAGAAGGCCCTCGAAAATCGCGATGCAGAGAGAAGGGTTTATTCGAGGGATTCTGCTTTCTATGTATTGAACCGTACGTCAACGTTTCTATAGAACAGTATCAG GACTTGCTACGCGCTACGGGTGCCATCGTGGTCGACTCGTTACGCGCTCTAGCCGCTGAGAAGAATTTGATGAAGATCATTTTGATTCAGGCCGACCTTCATGAATTCCAAATTATTG AATGGTACAAACAGACTCGTGCCATAGCAATCGTCGACGAATGGATAGTCGAGTGTATCAGTCAGTACAAACTGATATCGTTCTATCCATATCTGCAGGAGTTGTCGCGACAGGACGTTCTCGCGCTTGGTTTTCCGGAATATCTTGTCGAAGAAGAGACTGGCTGGGAGTCTGATAGCACGTGCGATTTGTAG